Within the Sceloporus undulatus isolate JIND9_A2432 ecotype Alabama unplaced genomic scaffold, SceUnd_v1.1 scaffold_38421, whole genome shotgun sequence genome, the region AGGTATgaattctgagcaaaacatttacCACAttcttggcatttgtatggtttttctcctgtgtgaactctctgatggatCAAAAGAGCTGAATTCTcagtaaaacatttcccacattcctggcatttgtatggtttctctcccgtgtggattcTCTTGTGGCTTAGGAGGTTTgaattctgagcaaaacatttacCGCAttcttggcatttgtatggttttgcTCCTGTATGGACTCTTTGGTGCTTCACAAGGACCACTTtatgagcaaaacatttttcacactCTTGGCATTTATACGGTTTTTCGCCTGTATGGATACGCTGATGCTTCACAAGGTCTGCtttctgagtaaaacattttccacactcttGACAATTATATGGTTTCTCACCAGTGTGAACTTTCTGGTGGGTCACAAGATGAGACCTTTggccaaaacattttccacattcttgacatttgtatggtttctctcccgtATGCACCCTCTGATGAATCACAAGGCAATCCTTTCGAGCAAAAGATTTGCCACACTCCTGACAAGTGTAGGGcttgtctcctgtgtggactttccAGTGGCTCATAAGGTCTGTGTGCACTTTCAGATGTGCCATAAAAAGTGAATTATAAGCAAAGCAcatcccacactcctggcatttgtgtggtttctctctGGTGCAGACCTCTTGGTGGTTCATATCGTACAATTTATAAGCAAAATCTTTCACAGAAATGTCCCATCTAAAGTGTTTTTGTCCATCATGGAGTCTCTTGTGAGGCACAAATGTAATATTTTTGGGAACACATTTCCCAGATACATTGCCAATGAAGGGCTTTTCTCCTTTACAAATTTTCTCTTCTGAATGCTGGGCTTGCTGGAAGT harbors:
- the LOC121918795 gene encoding gastrula zinc finger protein XlCGF71.1-like → MNHQEVCTREKPHKCQECGMCFAYNSLFMAHLKVHTDLMSHWKVHTGDKPYTCQECGKSFARKDCLVIHQRVHTGEKPYKCQECGKCFGQRSHLVTHQKVHTGEKPYNCQECGKCFTQKADLVKHQRIHTGEKPYKCQECEKCFAHKVVLVKHQRVHTGAKPYKCQECGKCFAQNSNLLSHKRIHTGEKPYKCQECGKCFTENSALLIHQRVHTGEKPYKCQECGKCFAQNS